A genomic segment from bacterium encodes:
- a CDS encoding inorganic phosphate transporter, translated as MVFLIYLSSAYLAFSWGANDVANATGVLIGTGKISPKIAALIGAISMAIGVSTWGYKVIETVGFNIVRLTPLMTIALEIGSSLNVHLYTHFGIPVSTSHSIVGAIWGIGLYQGMRTINLKLAKEIITTWAITPLISGIITYVMTKILLIFIGG; from the coding sequence ATAGTATTTTTAATTTATCTTTCAAGTGCTTATCTTGCTTTTTCATGGGGAGCAAATGATGTAGCAAATGCAACAGGAGTTCTAATTGGAACAGGTAAAATCTCTCCAAAAATTGCTGCTTTAATAGGTGCAATATCAATGGCAATTGGTGTTTCAACATGGGGATATAAAGTAATAGAGACAGTTGGTTTTAATATAGTTCGTTTAACTCCTTTAATGACAATAGCACTTGAAATTGGTTCTTCTTTAAATGTTCATCTTTATACCCATTTTGGTATTCCTGTTTCCACATCTCATTCAATAGTTGGTGCGATATGGGGAATTGGACTATATCAGGGAATGAGAACTATAAATCTGAAACTTGCAAAGGAAATTATAACAACATGGGCTATAACTCCTTTAATTTCAGGTATAATAACTTATGTAATGACAAAAATTTTATTAATATTTATAGGGGGTTAA
- a CDS encoding TIGR00153 family protein — protein sequence MERTKNILFWLGQKEEREILNDELKHVEISLKCVEEMKNAIEFFVKGKKDEKEKHITNVKNYEHQGDEIRKKITLELSKGLLFPPDREDLIILNEGLNDIADGAKGVARLLEFFDEKISEEMGHLLISDAIISLKGGEKLKDAINSLINNDIQKLLEECAHIETLEEEGDDKRRELIKMLMKENLSAPKIILLYEIIDTLENLTDAIKRAGDLVRILGIKSK from the coding sequence ATGGAAAGGACGAAAAATATATTATTCTGGCTTGGCCAAAAAGAAGAAAGAGAAATATTGAATGATGAATTGAAGCATGTTGAGATATCTTTAAAATGTGTTGAAGAAATGAAAAATGCCATAGAATTTTTTGTGAAAGGGAAAAAAGATGAAAAAGAAAAACATATTACAAATGTTAAAAATTATGAACATCAAGGAGATGAAATAAGGAAAAAAATTACTCTTGAACTTTCTAAAGGTTTACTTTTTCCTCCTGATAGAGAAGACCTAATTATTTTAAATGAAGGACTTAATGATATAGCAGATGGAGCAAAAGGTGTTGCAAGATTACTTGAATTTTTTGATGAAAAGATATCAGAAGAAATGGGACATCTATTAATTTCAGATGCTATCATTTCTTTAAAGGGAGGCGAAAAATTAAAAGATGCTATAAATTCCTTGATAAATAATGATATTCAAAAATTACTTGAAGAATGTGCTCATATTGAAACACTTGAAGAAGAAGGTGACGATAAAAGAAGAGAACTAATAAAAATGCTAATGAAAGAAAATCTGTCCGCTCCTAAAATAATTTTACTTTATGAAATTATTGATACACTTGAAAATCTCACAGATGCAATCAAAAGGGCTGGAGACCTTGTCAGAATTCTTGGTATAAAATCAAAATGA